The following are encoded together in the Rhizobium tumorigenes genome:
- the betA gene encoding choline dehydrogenase: MQQADFVIIGSGSAGSAMAYRLSEDGRHSVIVLEYGGTDFGPFIQMPAALAWPMSMDRYNWGYHSEPEPHLNNRRITAPRGKVLGGSSSINGMVYVRGHSEDFNRWEELGARGWAYADVLPYFKRMENSHGGEEGWRGTDGPLHVQRGGFTNPLFHAFVEAGKQAGFGTTDDYNGSKQEGFGLMEQTIYKGRRWSAANAYLRPALKRPNVTLIRCLARKIVVENGRATGVEIERGGKVEVVKANREVIVAASSFNSPKLLMLSGIGPAAHLKEMGIEVKVDRPGVGANLQDHMEFYFQQVSTKPVSLYSWLPWFWQGVAGAQWLFTRSGLGTSNQFEACAFLRSAPAVKQPDIQYHFLPVAISYDGKAAAKSHGFQVHVGYNLSKSRGAVTLRSSDPKADPVIRFNYMSHPEDWEKFRHCVRLTREIFGQKAFDHYRGPEIQPGAEVTSDEQIDAFLREHLESAYHPCGTCKMGSKDDPMAVVDPETRVIGLDGLRVADSSIFPSLTYGNLNGPSIMAGEKAADHILGRQPLARSNQQPWTNPRADISDR; the protein is encoded by the coding sequence ATGCAGCAAGCAGATTTCGTCATCATCGGGTCCGGTTCGGCAGGGTCGGCCATGGCTTATCGGCTGTCGGAAGACGGCAGGCATTCGGTAATCGTGCTGGAATATGGGGGCACGGACTTCGGGCCGTTCATCCAGATGCCGGCGGCGCTCGCCTGGCCGATGAGCATGGATCGCTACAACTGGGGATATCACTCCGAGCCGGAGCCTCACCTCAACAACCGGCGGATCACCGCGCCGCGCGGAAAGGTGCTCGGCGGCTCCTCGTCGATCAACGGCATGGTGTATGTGCGCGGCCATTCCGAGGACTTCAACCGCTGGGAGGAGCTTGGCGCGCGGGGCTGGGCCTATGCCGACGTGCTGCCCTACTTCAAGCGCATGGAAAACAGCCATGGCGGCGAAGAGGGCTGGCGCGGCACCGACGGGCCGCTGCATGTGCAGCGCGGCGGCTTCACCAATCCCTTGTTCCACGCCTTCGTGGAGGCCGGCAAGCAGGCGGGCTTCGGGACCACCGACGACTATAACGGCTCGAAGCAGGAAGGCTTTGGGCTGATGGAGCAGACCATCTACAAGGGTCGACGCTGGTCTGCCGCCAATGCCTATCTACGCCCCGCCCTGAAACGCCCGAACGTTACGCTGATCCGCTGCCTTGCCCGGAAGATCGTCGTCGAGAACGGCCGTGCCACCGGCGTCGAGATCGAGCGCGGCGGCAAGGTCGAGGTCGTCAAGGCCAACCGCGAAGTGATCGTGGCTGCATCCTCGTTCAATTCGCCAAAACTGCTGATGCTGTCGGGCATCGGGCCGGCGGCGCATCTGAAAGAGATGGGCATCGAGGTGAAGGTCGACAGGCCGGGCGTCGGCGCCAACCTGCAAGACCACATGGAGTTCTATTTCCAGCAGGTCTCGACCAAGCCGGTGTCGCTCTATTCCTGGCTGCCATGGTTCTGGCAGGGCGTGGCGGGGGCGCAGTGGCTTTTTACCCGCTCGGGGCTTGGTACCTCCAACCAGTTCGAGGCCTGCGCCTTCCTGCGCTCGGCGCCCGCCGTCAAGCAGCCCGACATCCAGTATCATTTCCTGCCCGTGGCCATCAGCTATGACGGCAAGGCGGCCGCCAAGAGCCACGGGTTCCAGGTCCACGTCGGCTACAACCTGTCGAAATCGCGCGGTGCCGTGACGCTGCGCTCCTCCGACCCGAAGGCCGATCCGGTGATCCGCTTCAACTATATGAGCCATCCGGAAGACTGGGAGAAATTCCGCCACTGCGTGCGGCTGACGCGTGAGATTTTCGGCCAGAAGGCTTTCGACCACTACCGGGGCCCTGAAATCCAGCCGGGCGCCGAGGTGACCTCAGACGAGCAGATCGACGCATTCCTGCGCGAACACCTGGAAAGCGCCTATCACCCATGCGGCACCTGCAAGATGGGATCGAAGGACGACCCGATGGCCGTCGTCGACCCCGAAACCCGGGTCATCGGCCTCGACGGCCTGCGCGTCGCGGACTCGTCAATCTTCCCGTCGCTGACCTACGGCAACCTCAACGGCCCATCGATCATGGCCGGCGAAAAAGCCGCCGACCACATCCTCGGCCGCCAACCGCTCGCCCGCTCCAACCAGCAACCCTGGACCAACCCGCGCGCTGATATCAGCGACCGGTAA
- the betI gene encoding transcriptional regulator BetI: MPKVGMEPVRREALVNAALRVIGDHGSLSVTMSEIAREAGVSAALAHHYFGSKERLLQATIRSLLGQLRNDTVTALKAAAGPREKLSALIRVSFQANQFAPETIAAWLAFYAEAQRSEETRRFLVIYARRLRSNLLANLRPLCTADDAERMAEGAAAMIDGLYIRQSLRSVPTGIEASIALTEDYINTHLTALGKGSTP; encoded by the coding sequence ATGCCGAAAGTCGGAATGGAGCCAGTGCGGCGCGAGGCGCTCGTCAACGCTGCCCTCAGGGTGATCGGCGATCACGGATCGCTGAGCGTCACCATGTCCGAGATCGCCCGGGAAGCCGGTGTCTCGGCAGCGCTGGCCCATCATTATTTCGGCAGCAAGGAGCGGCTGCTGCAGGCAACCATCCGCTCTCTTCTAGGCCAGTTGCGCAACGACACCGTGACGGCGCTCAAGGCGGCGGCAGGCCCGCGTGAAAAGCTGTCGGCCCTGATCCGCGTCAGCTTCCAGGCAAACCAGTTCGCCCCGGAGACAATTGCCGCCTGGCTGGCCTTCTATGCCGAGGCGCAGCGCTCCGAGGAAACGCGGCGCTTCCTGGTGATCTATGCGCGCCGCCTGCGCTCCAACCTGCTCGCTAACCTCCGGCCGCTTTGCACTGCTGATGACGCGGAACGCATGGCCGAAGGCGCGGCTGCGATGATCGACGGGCTTTATATCCGGCAAAGTCTGCGCTCGGTGCCGACGGGTATCGAAGCCTCCATTGCGTTGACCGAAGATTACATAAACACTCATCTGACCGCCCTTGGCAAAGGATCGACGCCGTGA
- the betB gene encoding betaine-aldehyde dehydrogenase: MKAQPKASHFIDGEYVEDTAGAVFESLYPATGEVIARLHAATPAIIEKAIASAKRAQPEWAAMSPTARGRILKRAADIMRERNRELSELETLDTGKPIQETIVADPTSGADSFEFFGGVIAAGLNGSYIPLGGDFAYTKRVPLGVCVGIGAWNYPQQIACWKGAPALACGNAMVFKPSENTPLGALKIAEILHEAGLPKGLYNVIQGDRDTGPLLVNHPDVAKVSLTGSVPTGRKVAAAAAGSLKQVTMELGGKSPLIVFDDADIDSAIGGAMLGNFYSTGQVCSNGTRVFVHTAIKGEFLRRLKARTEAMVIGNPMDEATQVGPMVSLAQRDKVLAYIAAGKAEGATLVAGGGIPNNVGSEGYYIQPTVFADVTDTMTIAREEIFGPVMCVLDFDDEETVIARANGTEFGLSGGVFTADITRAHRIVDRLEAGTLWINTYNLCPVEIPFGGSKQSGFGRENSLAALEHYSELKTVYVAMGKVEAPY, encoded by the coding sequence ATGAAAGCCCAACCGAAAGCCTCGCACTTCATCGACGGCGAATATGTGGAGGATACGGCGGGAGCGGTGTTCGAAAGCCTCTATCCGGCCACCGGCGAAGTCATCGCGCGGCTGCATGCGGCAACGCCGGCCATCATCGAGAAGGCGATCGCGTCTGCCAAGCGTGCCCAGCCGGAATGGGCGGCTATGAGCCCGACGGCGCGCGGTCGCATCCTGAAGCGCGCCGCCGATATCATGCGGGAACGCAATCGCGAACTGTCGGAACTGGAGACGCTGGACACCGGCAAGCCGATCCAGGAGACGATCGTCGCCGACCCGACCTCGGGGGCCGACAGTTTCGAGTTTTTCGGCGGCGTCATCGCAGCCGGCCTGAACGGCAGCTACATCCCGCTCGGCGGCGACTTCGCCTACACCAAGCGCGTGCCGCTCGGCGTCTGCGTCGGCATTGGCGCGTGGAACTACCCGCAGCAGATCGCCTGCTGGAAGGGTGCGCCAGCGCTTGCCTGCGGCAATGCGATGGTCTTCAAGCCATCCGAAAATACGCCGCTGGGCGCGCTGAAGATCGCCGAAATCCTGCATGAAGCCGGGCTTCCCAAGGGCCTCTACAACGTCATCCAGGGGGACCGCGATACCGGGCCGCTGCTGGTCAACCATCCCGATGTCGCCAAGGTGTCGCTGACCGGCTCGGTGCCGACCGGCCGCAAGGTGGCCGCCGCTGCCGCCGGCAGCCTGAAGCAGGTGACGATGGAACTCGGCGGGAAATCGCCGCTGATCGTTTTCGACGATGCCGACATCGACAGCGCAATCGGCGGCGCGATGCTCGGAAACTTCTATTCGACCGGCCAGGTATGCTCGAACGGCACCCGCGTCTTCGTCCATACCGCAATCAAGGGCGAGTTCCTGAGGCGCCTGAAGGCACGCACCGAGGCGATGGTGATCGGCAATCCCATGGACGAGGCGACGCAGGTCGGGCCGATGGTGTCGCTCGCCCAGCGCGACAAAGTGCTCGCCTATATCGCGGCAGGCAAGGCCGAGGGCGCAACGCTGGTTGCCGGCGGCGGCATTCCGAACAACGTTGGCAGTGAAGGCTATTACATCCAGCCGACCGTGTTTGCCGACGTCACCGACACCATGACCATCGCCCGCGAAGAGATCTTCGGGCCAGTCATGTGCGTCCTCGATTTCGATGACGAAGAGACGGTGATCGCGCGGGCCAACGGCACAGAGTTCGGCCTCTCCGGCGGCGTCTTCACCGCCGATATCACCCGCGCCCACCGCATCGTCGACCGGCTTGAAGCCGGCACGTTGTGGATTAACACCTACAATCTCTGCCCCGTCGAAATCCCCTTCGGCGGCTCCAAGCAATCCGGCTTCGGCCGCGAGAATTCGCTGGCAGCGCTCGAGCACTATTCCGAGCTGAAGACGGTCTACGTGGCAATGGGCAAGGTCGAGGCGCCGTATTGA
- a CDS encoding HdeD family acid-resistance protein, whose product MVMGLNELPHASAHAKWGWFVALGVLLLLLSGIAFGNLFVATVVSVYYVGMLMLLGGIVYLIHAFQVRGWEHSMPWILSGLLYTLAGIFAFMNPLPASAVFTLMLAIALVIAGVLRIWVGRRMKPAKGWGFILLSGIVTMVAGFVVALGWPVNSLWILGLFLAVDLMFQGWTLIAFGLGLRR is encoded by the coding sequence ATGGTCATGGGTTTGAACGAACTGCCGCACGCTTCCGCTCATGCCAAATGGGGCTGGTTCGTGGCGCTGGGCGTCCTGCTGTTGCTGCTCAGCGGCATTGCCTTCGGCAATCTGTTCGTCGCCACCGTCGTCTCGGTCTACTACGTCGGCATGCTGATGCTGCTGGGCGGTATCGTTTATCTGATCCATGCCTTCCAGGTGCGGGGTTGGGAACATAGCATGCCATGGATCCTCAGCGGTCTGCTCTACACGCTGGCCGGAATCTTCGCCTTCATGAACCCGTTGCCGGCCTCGGCGGTCTTTACCCTGATGCTCGCCATCGCGCTGGTGATTGCCGGCGTCCTGCGCATCTGGGTCGGCCGCAGGATGAAGCCGGCGAAGGGCTGGGGGTTCATTCTCCTTAGCGGTATCGTGACGATGGTGGCCGGCTTCGTGGTCGCGCTCGGCTGGCCTGTCAACAGCCTGTGGATACTCGGCCTGTTCCTCGCCGTCGACCTGATGTTCCAGGGCTGGACGCTGATTGCATTCGGACTTGGCCTCAGGCGCTGA
- the betC gene encoding choline-sulfatase: protein MTETKPNILIIMVDQLNGKFFPDGPAEFLHAPHLKALAARSARFANNYTSSPLCAPSRASFMAGQLPSRTRVYDNAAEYVSSIPTYAHHLRRAGYYTALSGKMHFVGPDQLHGFEERLTTDIYPADFGWTPDYRKPGERIDWWYHNLGSVTGAGIAEITNQMEYDDEVAFLANQKLYHLSRENDDQSRRPWCLTVSFTHPHDPYVARRKYWDLYEGCDQLMPEVGMLPDEQQDPHSKRIIHSCDYKNFEVTEEHIRRSRQAYFANISYLDDKVGELMDTLTRTRMLDNTLILFCSDHGDMLGERGLWFKMNFFEGSARVPLMMAGPGVTPGLHLAPTSNLDVTPTMADLAGISMEDIMPWTDGMSLRPVINGAERTEPVLMEYAAEGSYAPLVCIREGKWKYIHCMLDPDLLYDLDTDPLELTNLADDPDFVEVVALFRRKREERWDMGAFDAAVRESQARRWVVYEALRNGSYYPWDYQPLQKASERYMRNHMNLDTLEESKRYPRGE, encoded by the coding sequence GTGACCGAGACCAAGCCGAATATCCTGATCATCATGGTCGACCAGCTCAACGGAAAGTTCTTTCCGGATGGTCCGGCGGAGTTCCTGCATGCGCCGCACCTGAAGGCACTGGCAGCACGCTCGGCACGCTTTGCCAACAACTACACTTCGTCGCCGCTCTGCGCCCCTTCCCGCGCCTCGTTCATGGCCGGCCAACTGCCGAGCCGCACCCGTGTCTACGACAATGCCGCCGAATATGTCTCGTCGATCCCGACCTACGCCCACCACCTTCGCCGCGCCGGCTACTATACGGCGCTGTCCGGCAAGATGCATTTCGTCGGGCCCGACCAGTTGCACGGCTTCGAGGAACGGCTGACGACGGATATCTATCCGGCCGATTTCGGCTGGACGCCGGATTACCGCAAGCCCGGCGAGCGCATCGACTGGTGGTATCACAATCTCGGCTCGGTGACCGGCGCCGGCATTGCCGAGATCACCAACCAGATGGAATATGACGACGAGGTGGCGTTTCTGGCCAACCAGAAACTCTATCATCTCAGCCGCGAGAACGACGACCAGAGCCGCCGACCATGGTGCCTGACGGTGTCCTTCACCCATCCGCACGACCCCTATGTCGCCCGCCGGAAATACTGGGATCTCTATGAAGGCTGCGATCAGCTGATGCCCGAAGTCGGCATGCTGCCCGACGAGCAGCAGGATCCGCATTCGAAACGCATCATCCACTCCTGCGACTACAAGAATTTCGAGGTCACCGAAGAGCACATCCGCCGCTCCCGCCAGGCCTATTTCGCCAATATTTCCTATCTCGACGACAAGGTCGGCGAGCTCATGGACACGTTGACGCGCACCCGGATGCTTGACAACACGCTCATCCTGTTCTGCTCCGACCATGGCGACATGCTCGGCGAGCGCGGGCTTTGGTTCAAGATGAACTTCTTCGAGGGCTCCGCACGGGTGCCACTGATGATGGCCGGCCCCGGCGTTACTCCCGGCCTGCATCTGGCGCCGACCTCCAACCTCGACGTGACACCGACCATGGCCGACCTTGCCGGCATATCCATGGAGGACATCATGCCCTGGACAGACGGCATGAGCCTGAGGCCCGTCATCAATGGCGCCGAGCGCACCGAGCCGGTGCTGATGGAATATGCGGCGGAAGGCTCCTACGCGCCGCTCGTCTGCATTCGCGAGGGCAAGTGGAAATACATCCACTGCATGCTCGACCCTGACCTTCTCTACGACCTCGACACCGACCCGCTGGAACTCACCAATCTCGCCGACGATCCGGACTTTGTCGAAGTCGTCGCCCTGTTCCGGCGCAAGCGCGAGGAACGTTGGGACATGGGCGCCTTCGACGCCGCCGTGCGCGAAAGCCAGGCGCGGCGCTGGGTCGTCTACGAGGCGCTGCGCAACGGCTCCTACTATCCTTGGGACTACCAGCCGCTGCAGAAGGCCTCGGAGCGCTACATGCGCAACCACATGAACCTCGATACCCTCGAAGAATCCAAACGCTATCCGCGCGGAGAATAA
- a CDS encoding LacI family DNA-binding transcriptional regulator, which yields MKEKSAKLADVARVAEVSQGTASNVFNRPEVVREQVREHVLKVAAALGYRGPDVKGRLLRAGRVNAIGVATVEPLSYFFEDPWARAIMTAIGDVCDESGTGIALVSAKNQEKLAWNVNSALVDGFILLCVEGGERLVDLTRRRQLPFIALALGEDDASVPKIGIDNRAGAAAAARHLGELGHRNVAILAIGNHDVPHGLLPLSRIDEVLGGSMRERMRGYWQGMETFGIGPDDMPLFGTLNDQPTVEAAMTELFSKPAPPTAVLAMSDHIAILALQWLAARGIAVPGEVSVVGFDGVPEAALSQPALTTVVQPLPEIARRAVASILDATMPADGDVMAVDLVVRRSTAAPRR from the coding sequence ATGAAGGAAAAGAGCGCAAAACTTGCCGACGTCGCGCGGGTGGCGGAGGTCTCGCAGGGGACGGCCTCCAATGTCTTCAACCGGCCGGAGGTAGTGCGCGAACAGGTTCGCGAGCATGTCCTGAAGGTCGCTGCCGCGTTGGGCTACAGGGGGCCCGACGTAAAGGGCCGGTTGCTGCGAGCAGGGCGCGTCAATGCGATCGGCGTGGCAACGGTCGAGCCGCTGTCATATTTTTTTGAAGATCCTTGGGCACGCGCGATCATGACGGCGATTGGCGACGTCTGCGATGAGAGTGGAACCGGGATCGCGCTGGTGTCCGCGAAAAACCAGGAAAAGCTGGCCTGGAATGTCAACAGTGCCTTGGTCGACGGGTTTATCCTGCTCTGTGTCGAAGGTGGAGAAAGGCTGGTCGACCTGACACGCCGGCGGCAGTTGCCCTTCATCGCGCTGGCGCTTGGCGAGGACGACGCCTCGGTCCCGAAGATCGGCATCGACAACAGGGCCGGTGCGGCGGCGGCGGCGCGGCATCTGGGCGAACTCGGCCACAGGAACGTTGCCATACTGGCCATCGGAAACCACGATGTTCCGCATGGGCTGTTGCCGCTTTCGCGGATCGACGAGGTTTTGGGCGGCAGCATGCGGGAGCGGATGCGTGGCTACTGGCAAGGGATGGAGACGTTCGGTATCGGGCCCGACGATATGCCTCTCTTCGGAACGCTGAACGACCAGCCGACGGTCGAGGCTGCAATGACGGAGCTGTTCTCAAAGCCTGCGCCGCCAACTGCCGTTTTGGCCATGTCCGACCACATCGCCATTCTGGCGCTGCAGTGGCTCGCGGCTCGTGGCATCGCCGTGCCCGGCGAAGTGTCCGTGGTCGGCTTCGACGGCGTGCCGGAAGCGGCTTTGTCACAGCCCGCCTTGACGACCGTCGTCCAGCCGCTGCCGGAAATCGCGCGACGCGCGGTCGCGTCCATACTTGACGCCACCATGCCGGCGGATGGGGATGTCATGGCGGTCGATCTGGTGGTCCGCAGAAGCACAGCCGCGCCCCGGCGATAG
- a CDS encoding NAD(P)H-quinone oxidoreductase — protein MPLPTDMRCVDLPSFGAPEVMTIVRKPLPVLKPGEVLVRVEAIGVNRPDVAQRQGNYPAPKDASPILGLEVSGEVVDVAPGVTEFAIGNKICGLANGGAYAEYCAVPASQALRFPNGYDAVRAAALPENYFTVWANLFQMAGLTEGESVLIHGGSSGIGTTAIQLARAFGAEVFTTAGSKDKCDACVRIGAKRAINYRDEDFVEVIKAETESGVDIILDMVGAAYLEKNLAALAKDGCLSIIAFLSGSVAEKVNLAPIMVKRLTVTGSTMRPRTAEEKRAIRDDLLSQVWPLLDAGTIAPLIHHTFAFEDVVEAHKMMETSSHIGKIMLRVE, from the coding sequence ATGCCTTTGCCAACTGATATGCGCTGCGTCGACCTGCCGTCCTTCGGCGCCCCCGAGGTGATGACCATTGTCCGCAAGCCGCTGCCGGTGCTGAAGCCCGGCGAGGTTCTCGTGCGGGTCGAGGCAATAGGCGTCAACCGCCCCGATGTTGCCCAGCGTCAGGGAAACTATCCGGCCCCGAAGGATGCAAGCCCCATCCTCGGTCTTGAAGTGTCCGGCGAGGTCGTCGATGTCGCACCCGGTGTCACCGAATTTGCCATCGGCAACAAGATCTGCGGCCTTGCCAATGGCGGCGCCTATGCCGAATACTGTGCCGTTCCCGCCTCCCAGGCGCTGCGCTTCCCGAACGGGTACGACGCGGTTCGCGCTGCAGCGCTACCGGAAAATTATTTCACCGTCTGGGCCAATCTCTTCCAGATGGCGGGGCTGACCGAGGGCGAGAGCGTCCTGATCCATGGAGGCTCCAGCGGCATCGGCACGACGGCGATCCAGCTTGCCCGTGCTTTCGGCGCCGAGGTCTTCACCACGGCCGGCTCCAAGGATAAATGCGACGCTTGCGTCCGGATCGGCGCCAAGCGGGCGATCAACTACCGCGACGAGGATTTCGTCGAGGTCATCAAGGCGGAGACAGAAAGCGGCGTCGACATCATTCTCGACATGGTCGGTGCTGCCTATCTGGAAAAGAACCTAGCGGCCCTCGCCAAGGACGGTTGCCTGTCGATCATCGCTTTCCTCAGCGGCTCGGTGGCTGAGAAGGTCAATCTGGCGCCGATCATGGTCAAGCGGTTGACGGTCACTGGCTCGACGATGCGGCCGCGCACGGCGGAGGAAAAGCGCGCTATCCGCGACGATCTCCTGTCGCAGGTCTGGCCGCTGCTGGATGCCGGCACCATCGCCCCGCTGATCCACCATACATTTGCCTTCGAGGATGTCGTCGAAGCCCACAAGATGATGGAAACCAGCAGCCACATTGGCAAGATCATGCTCCGCGTGGAATGA
- a CDS encoding GGDEF domain-containing protein, with product MVKEMAVRRHPFDAARWTLIETAFQPIVDIQTGAIFGYEALMRGHDRIGFADPVAALDEAERTGQLFGLEQMMERLALGAFSSLPNRAEATLFLNLDARLIPQGLLLVEGLLGLLKTRSIPPSSVCFEFSERFDNSAFPEIAGLIAYMRKSGFKLAIDDFGVGHSEMRLLCDQVVDYIKIDRHFVTGADTAMRKRHFLKSAVSMAHMLGARVIAEGIETEGELAVCRDLGVDMAQGWLIARPMPDVSQWHPRLSHFPDHKSTATPLQSLDDILIRKQIEVLPTVFENEPIDTVFELFRRNPRQAYFPVLNANNEPRGIIHEYSLKAYIYQPFGRELLKNKAYERTISHFMEPAPVVSINSTVDDLMGIFADVDDATCLVVIEDLRYAGVVSAASLVKAMTEKQLKTAQDQNPLTGLPGNHAIRDFMRMTAGGTVDAIRYFCYCDFDAFKPFNDAYGFHIGDHAISLFAALMRRHFLLGTHFLGHVGGDDFFIGVIGGSREELTETLDRLRADFSNDVAALYPSDDRERGFITGHDRSGAETIFSLMRCSIGVVELPEGTVIDDIGNVSKRIAGLKTKAKESASGLVFEQLCETN from the coding sequence ATGGTCAAAGAGATGGCAGTGCGGCGCCATCCCTTCGATGCCGCCAGATGGACGCTCATCGAAACCGCGTTCCAGCCGATCGTCGATATCCAGACCGGGGCCATCTTTGGCTATGAGGCGCTGATGCGCGGCCATGACCGCATCGGCTTTGCAGACCCCGTCGCGGCTCTCGACGAGGCTGAGCGCACCGGCCAGTTGTTCGGGCTCGAACAGATGATGGAGCGGCTGGCGCTCGGCGCCTTCTCCAGTCTTCCGAACCGCGCCGAGGCGACGCTTTTCCTCAATCTCGACGCTCGGCTTATTCCGCAAGGCCTGCTGCTGGTTGAGGGTTTGCTGGGGCTTTTGAAGACGCGGTCCATTCCGCCGTCTTCCGTCTGCTTCGAGTTTTCCGAGCGCTTCGACAACAGTGCCTTTCCGGAGATCGCCGGCCTGATCGCCTACATGCGCAAGTCCGGTTTCAAGCTGGCTATCGACGATTTCGGCGTAGGTCACTCGGAAATGCGGCTGCTCTGCGACCAGGTGGTGGACTATATCAAGATCGACCGTCATTTTGTCACCGGTGCCGATACCGCGATGCGCAAACGACATTTCCTGAAAAGCGCCGTCTCCATGGCTCATATGCTCGGTGCCCGCGTCATCGCCGAAGGCATCGAGACTGAAGGCGAGCTAGCGGTTTGCCGGGATCTCGGCGTCGATATGGCCCAGGGCTGGCTCATTGCCCGGCCGATGCCCGATGTCAGCCAGTGGCATCCGCGCCTGTCGCATTTTCCGGATCACAAATCGACCGCCACGCCCCTGCAGTCGCTCGACGACATCCTCATCCGCAAGCAGATCGAGGTGCTGCCGACCGTGTTCGAAAACGAGCCGATCGACACGGTGTTCGAACTCTTCAGGCGCAATCCGCGACAGGCTTATTTCCCGGTCCTCAATGCCAACAACGAGCCGCGCGGCATTATCCACGAATACAGCCTGAAAGCCTATATCTACCAGCCTTTCGGCCGCGAGCTGCTGAAGAACAAGGCCTATGAGCGGACGATCTCGCATTTCATGGAGCCGGCGCCCGTCGTCAGCATCAACTCGACCGTCGATGACCTGATGGGAATCTTCGCCGATGTCGACGATGCCACCTGCCTCGTCGTCATCGAGGACCTGCGCTATGCCGGCGTCGTCTCCGCGGCGTCGCTGGTCAAGGCGATGACCGAAAAGCAGCTGAAGACGGCGCAGGACCAGAACCCGCTGACCGGCCTGCCGGGGAACCATGCCATCCGCGATTTCATGCGCATGACGGCCGGCGGCACGGTCGATGCCATCCGCTATTTCTGCTATTGCGACTTCGATGCCTTCAAGCCGTTCAACGATGCATACGGTTTCCACATCGGCGATCACGCCATCTCGCTGTTTGCAGCCCTGATGCGCCGCCATTTCCTGCTGGGCACACATTTCCTCGGCCATGTCGGCGGCGATGACTTTTTCATTGGCGTCATCGGAGGCAGCCGCGAGGAACTGACCGAGACGCTCGACCGGCTGCGCGCCGACTTCAGCAACGATGTCGCCGCACTTTATCCGTCCGACGACAGGGAGCGTGGCTTTATTACCGGCCATGACCGCAGCGGCGCGGAAACCATATTCTCGCTGATGCGCTGCTCTATCGGCGTCGTCGAATTGCCGGAAGGCACGGTGATCGACGACATCGGCAATGTCAGCAAGCGGATCGCCGGCCTGAAGACCAAGGCCAAGGAAAGCGCCAGCGGTCTGGTTTTCGAACAACTCTGCGAGACCAATTGA
- a CDS encoding ribbon-helix-helix domain-containing protein has protein sequence MPMVTVSISPVQVAGIRAAVDNGNYASGSEVVREALRMWEAARKRGDLCDAHHLAKVLPDAAGSADRRVADMFADFDASAAAHN, from the coding sequence ATGCCTATGGTCACTGTTTCCATCTCTCCAGTGCAGGTCGCCGGCATCCGCGCCGCCGTCGACAACGGCAATTACGCATCCGGCAGTGAAGTCGTGCGCGAGGCGCTGCGCATGTGGGAGGCGGCACGCAAGCGCGGCGACCTTTGCGACGCACACCACCTTGCGAAGGTTTTGCCCGACGCGGCCGGCAGTGCCGACAGGCGCGTCGCCGATATGTTTGCCGACTTCGACGCTTCAGCTGCGGCCCACAATTGA
- a CDS encoding type II toxin-antitoxin system RelE family toxin translates to MRDVVVSRLADKALMRMQPKRRLAIIEKVKAYARGEIVDIKKMKGGNLYRIRVGQDRVIIDDKGRIVVVIDAGPRGSIYKE, encoded by the coding sequence ATGAGGGACGTTGTCGTATCCAGGCTTGCCGACAAAGCGCTTATGCGCATGCAGCCAAAACGGCGGCTGGCGATCATTGAAAAAGTCAAAGCCTATGCGCGCGGAGAGATTGTCGACATCAAGAAGATGAAGGGCGGAAATCTCTACCGTATCAGGGTCGGACAGGATCGCGTCATCATCGACGACAAGGGTAGGATTGTCGTGGTCATCGATGCCGGTCCGCGGGGCAGTATCTACAAGGAGTGA
- a CDS encoding helix-turn-helix domain-containing protein — protein sequence MGDIKRFEIDGKPYVLLSEEDYEDLVDGLRANAVLAGISAGEETWPLEIVEARANGGNAVRIFRNYRRMTVTELATAAGISQPYLSEIEAGKKTGSVDVLKRIATALKVDLDDLVVDVAD from the coding sequence ATGGGCGATATCAAGAGGTTCGAGATCGACGGCAAACCCTACGTGCTGTTGAGTGAAGAGGACTACGAGGATCTGGTCGATGGACTGAGAGCAAATGCTGTCCTGGCCGGGATTTCTGCAGGAGAAGAAACCTGGCCCTTGGAGATCGTTGAGGCGCGTGCCAATGGCGGAAATGCCGTTCGTATCTTCCGAAACTACCGTCGCATGACTGTAACCGAACTTGCCACGGCCGCCGGAATTTCGCAGCCTTATCTCTCTGAGATCGAGGCAGGCAAGAAAACCGGCAGTGTCGATGTGCTGAAGCGTATCGCTACAGCCCTCAAGGTCGATCTCGACGATCTCGTCGTCGACGTGGCGGACTGA